The following are encoded together in the Arcticibacterium luteifluviistationis genome:
- a CDS encoding ISAon1 family transposase N-terminal region protein, protein MTIRDFPIRNYKVFLHVKRRKWKDLETGKNVARNWELVASGTRMTTKFAAFLKEFIP, encoded by the coding sequence ATAACAATTAGAGACTTTCCGATTCGTAATTACAAGGTATTCCTTCATGTCAAACGTCGTAAATGGAAGGATTTAGAGACTGGAAAAAATGTGGCAAGGAATTGGGAATTGGTGGCTAGCGGCACTCGAATGACAACAAAGTTTGCTGCTTTTTTAAAAGAATTTATCCCCTAA